The following proteins are encoded in a genomic region of Magallana gigas chromosome 1, xbMagGiga1.1, whole genome shotgun sequence:
- the LOC105321448 gene encoding TBC1 domain family member 15, whose amino-acid sequence MDLLERPCSADDSFEFIDFPDMANKTEEPPPGKLQPDPKVSTLEPVPSVVGSKESQTDKDCKSVNLCNDDKTSSQNSNVPNEEDLTKGHQDTPSCSSCSCDQSVSSVQNSDDQVDQSECMCSKDKPVSQMLGSYAAKKPTFLSVNVHEPPDDDVEHLPTPVQRRGNPLCAEVFKKLFDKDGRLVDEHAFRKCIFMGGVEPDIRKEAWQFLFGLYPCTSTSREREELLLDYIMKYHEMKSRWKTMLVLNAHPGATLLQQGLVARYQIEDQNNTIRSPDHSPGDHISEYEMMEKMLMDGKMKAETPDFKVLSKNFQSIDVSSPEMQQKMDFMKIQAQVYVNRQKIDVRNLWNHLRVIDKDVPRTDRDLEYFKGTMNPSLTVLRNILLTFVAFHPMIGYAQGMNDILAQFLVVFDSEVEAYWCFRNYLQKIQHEFTEEGMVSKIELVVLLLQEMDPSLLEHLRANDLGDLLFCHRWLLLGFKREFSFMESLRCFEILSSHHLELTSMEAEKTRRKELKKEFENQGGVSRSSLPTDVECHYTFDLFMCVALLQECRPDLMECTDTAAVYSVINGLTINLDEILLKSADLFYRYCKKSVEDSFLMVETPLSARAIRARLRAGSDVG is encoded by the exons ATGGATCTTTTAGAGAG GCCATGCAGTGCGGACGATTCCTTTGAGTTTATAGACTTTCCTGACATGGCCAACAAAACGGAAGAACCTCCCCCAGGGAAACTCCAACCTGACCCCAAAGTTTCTACATTAGAGCCTGTTCCATCAGTGGTAGGCAGCAAAGAAAGTCAGACTGACAAAGACTGCAAATCTGTGAACTTATGCAATGATGATAAAACCTCTAGTCAAAACAGCAATGTGCCAAATGAAGAAGACCTCACCAAAGGCCATCAAGACACCCCTTCTTGTTCCTCATGTTCATGTGACCAATCAGTATCGAGTGTACAAAACAGTGATGATCAAGTGGACCAATCAGAATGCATGTGTTCTAAGGACAAGCCTGTGAGTCAAATGTTAGGCTCTTATGCAGCCAAAAAACCTACTTTTTTATCAGTGAATGTGCATGAACCTCCAGATGATGATGTTGAACATTTACCGACTCCTGTTCAAAGGAGAGGAAATCCTCTGTGTGCAGAAGTGTTCAAAAAACTTTTTGACAAAGATGGCAGACTTGTCGACGAACATGCGTTTAGGAAGTGTATATTCATGGGTGGGGTGGAACCAGATATTCGGAAGGAGGCATGGCAATTTCTTTTTGGACTCTACCCTTGCACATCGACATCGCGGGAGAGAGAAGAACTTTTGTTAGACTACATAATGAAGTACCATGAAATGAAGTCTCGCTGGAAGACGATGCTTGTACTAAACGCGCATCCAGGAGCCACCCTCTTACAGCAGGGTCTTGTGGCTCGCTATCAGATCGAGGACCAGAACAACACTATCCGGAGTCCGGATCACAGCCCCGGAGATCACATATCCGAGTACGAGATGATGGAGAAGATGCTGATGGACGGCAAAATGAAGGCGGAAACTCCGGACTTTAAAGTCCTCTCCAAGAATTTCCAGTCCATTGATGTGTCGTCTCCGGAGATGCAGCAGAAAATGGACTTTATGAAGATTCAAGCTCAG GTGTACGTGAACAGACAGAAGATTGATGTGAGAAATCTGTGGAATCACCTCCGGGTCATTGACAAGGACGTTCCCCGAACAGACAGAGATCTAGAGTACTTCAA AGGCACAATGAATCCAAGTCTAACAGTATTGCGCAACATCTTGTTGACGTTTGTGGCATTCCACCCAATGATTGGCTACGCCCAGGGCATGAACGACATACTGGCACAGTTCCTAGTTGTCTTTGACTCTGAG GTGGAGGCTTACTGGTGTTTCCGGAATTATCTCCAAAAGATTCAGCATGAGTTTACCGAAGAAGGAATGGTCAGCAAAATAG AGTTGGTGGTGCTGCTTCTACAAGAGATGGACCCCTCCCTGTTAGAACACCTGAGGGCCAATGACCTTGGGGACCTTCTCTTTTGTCACAG GTGGCTACTACTCGGCTTCAAGCGAGAGTTTTCCTTCATGGAGTCGCTGAGATGTTTTGAGATCCTGAGCAGTCACCATCTCGAGTTGACATCGATGGAGGCTGAGAAGACTCGGCGAAAAGAACTCAAAAAAGAATTCGAGAATCAAG GGGGCGTGTCACGTTCCTCCCTCCCAACAGATGTTGAGTGTCACTACACCTTTGACCTGTTTATGTGTGTGGCCCTACTACAGGAGTGTAGGCCAGACCTAATGGAGTGTACAGACACAGCGGCCGTTTACTCTGTCATCAATGG GTTGACGATTAATCTAGATGAGATCCTGTTGAAGTCGGCGGACCTGTTCTACAGATACTGTAAGAAGAGTGTGGAGGACAGTTTCCTCATGGTGGAGACCCCACTGTCAGCCCGGGCTATCAGGGCACGACTCAGGGCAGGGTCAGATGTGGGGTAG